From a single Polyangiaceae bacterium genomic region:
- a CDS encoding DUF58 domain-containing protein → MGNRRARRRRSRAGPALRSNRPVARARVARHPRHQKPLVSRTPPKGRLGKLLVYLRPPRRLKLTREGKYFIGITFGVGFAAINTGNNLLYLLLGMLLSLIVVSGVMSELSLRHLTVARRLPPRAQVGRPHLVEIEVYNHKKRVPSYAIEIEDLRAGQPADKRCFFLKISPRSAQVAAYRRTPARRGRDRHIGFRVATRFPFGLFEKSRELSADGDLIIYPAVDPVRLPPDAPGRRLGGDGAIGRGNGDEILGVRPMRDGDDPRDIYWRKSTLAHQMVLRERAREMRRDVEYVIDPVHPNAAPDNDWTERFERRIRDVASRAVAHLKRGDAVALRTTTGERVRANTTVGADPILRFLALLESTPADQARERMPTEPAPPPPGTQLEQIRIPKHAEVHT, encoded by the coding sequence ATCGGAAACCGCCGTGCGCGACGTCGTCGCTCGCGTGCCGGTCCCGCTTTGAGGAGCAACCGCCCCGTGGCTCGCGCCCGCGTCGCTCGCCACCCCCGCCACCAAAAACCGTTGGTGAGCCGCACGCCTCCGAAGGGGCGTCTCGGCAAGCTCCTCGTCTACCTGCGCCCGCCGCGCCGCTTGAAGCTCACCCGCGAGGGCAAGTACTTCATCGGCATCACCTTCGGTGTCGGCTTCGCCGCCATCAACACCGGCAACAATCTCCTCTATCTCCTGCTCGGGATGTTGCTCTCGCTCATCGTCGTCTCCGGCGTGATGAGTGAGCTGTCCCTCCGCCACCTGACGGTCGCGCGTCGACTGCCGCCCCGCGCGCAAGTGGGTCGACCGCACCTGGTCGAGATCGAGGTCTACAACCACAAGAAGCGGGTGCCTTCGTACGCCATCGAGATCGAGGACCTGCGCGCCGGGCAACCCGCGGACAAGCGTTGCTTCTTCCTGAAGATCAGTCCGCGCTCCGCCCAAGTGGCAGCCTACCGGCGAACCCCGGCGCGGCGCGGTCGCGATCGCCACATTGGCTTCCGCGTGGCCACGCGCTTTCCCTTCGGCCTGTTCGAGAAGAGCCGTGAGCTGTCCGCCGATGGCGACCTCATCATCTATCCCGCGGTCGATCCCGTGCGCCTGCCGCCGGACGCCCCGGGCCGCCGCCTTGGAGGCGACGGTGCCATTGGTCGCGGAAACGGCGACGAGATCCTCGGCGTGCGGCCGATGCGCGACGGCGACGACCCCCGAGACATCTATTGGCGCAAGAGCACCCTCGCGCACCAGATGGTGTTGCGTGAACGCGCGCGGGAGATGCGCCGCGACGTCGAGTACGTGATCGACCCCGTGCACCCCAATGCCGCGCCGGACAACGACTGGACCGAACGCTTCGAGCGTCGCATTCGCGACGTCGCCTCGCGCGCCGTTGCCCACCTCAAGCGTGGCGACGCCGTCGCCCTGCGCACCACCACCGGCGAGCGCGTGCGCGCGAACACCACCGTCGGGGCAGATCCGATCCTGCGCTTCTTAGCGCTGCTCGAGTCCACTCCTGCCGACCAAGCGCGAGAGCGCATGCCCACCGAGCCCGCACCGCCGCCACCGGGCACGCAGCTGGAGCAAATCCGGATCCCGAAGCACGCCGAGGTGCACACGTGA
- a CDS encoding ABC transporter ATP-binding protein codes for MSGIDAIVVQRVTRLFGATPALRGVSARFERGELVFLEGPNGAGKSTLLAVIGTVLRPTAGSVRYEPLGDDPVLAREHIGWVAHDSHCYRELSGRQNIELAARMRGVDPGDAWKEACKRVGAEAFGDRSFGTLSRGQRQRIALGRALVHSPSLLLLDEPFSGLDPSSAERLEQILVDERDRGSIVVVVNHAPGLAARLGARTVRIENGRIAARSAA; via the coding sequence GTGAGCGGCATTGATGCCATCGTCGTGCAGCGCGTGACGCGGCTGTTCGGAGCCACGCCGGCCCTCCGCGGGGTCAGCGCGCGTTTCGAGCGAGGGGAGCTCGTGTTCCTCGAGGGGCCCAACGGCGCGGGCAAGAGCACGCTGTTGGCGGTGATTGGAACCGTGCTGCGTCCCACCGCGGGTTCCGTGCGTTACGAGCCCCTTGGGGACGACCCCGTGTTGGCCCGAGAGCACATCGGCTGGGTCGCCCACGATTCCCACTGCTACCGAGAGCTGTCGGGGCGGCAGAATATCGAGCTCGCCGCTCGCATGCGGGGTGTCGATCCCGGGGACGCTTGGAAGGAAGCGTGCAAGCGCGTGGGCGCCGAGGCTTTTGGCGATCGTTCCTTCGGCACGCTGTCCCGTGGGCAGCGTCAGCGCATCGCTCTGGGCCGTGCGCTCGTCCATTCGCCCAGCCTGTTGCTGCTCGACGAGCCCTTCTCTGGCCTCGATCCGTCCAGCGCCGAGCGGCTCGAGCAGATCTTGGTGGATGAGCGCGATCGCGGGTCCATCGTGGTGGTGGTCAATCACGCTCCCGGGCTCGCCGCCCGCCTCGGCGCCCGCACCGTTCGCATCGAGAACGGTCGCATTGCCGCGCGCAGCGCTGCCTGA
- a CDS encoding MoxR family ATPase, with protein sequence MTSSAVAVENERLDQLVELKRAVERALEGKTAVVELALVALLARGHILIEDVPGVGKTTLARALAKAVGGEMHRVQFTSDLLPSDVLGVSVFDQRAGDFVLRQGPIFANVLLADEINRASPRTQSALLEAMNDGQVSIDGKTLPLPEPFLVVATQNPQDFTGTFPLPESQLDRFMVRIRIGYPPAHVETRLMLEPEADRVASVPAVLEPGSLVALQRQVDRVEIDSALGTYLQALISATRSTPVLALGASTRAGMNLSRAARARALLNGRRYCIADDIHDLAVPLLAHRVRLAAHAEGYVPTREESETAVRDVVARVPVPL encoded by the coding sequence ATGACCTCGTCTGCCGTCGCAGTGGAAAACGAGCGGTTGGACCAGCTCGTCGAGCTGAAACGAGCCGTCGAGCGTGCGCTCGAGGGCAAGACGGCCGTGGTCGAGCTCGCGCTGGTCGCCCTCCTCGCTCGAGGTCACATCCTGATCGAGGACGTCCCGGGTGTCGGCAAGACCACCTTGGCCCGCGCCCTGGCCAAGGCCGTCGGCGGCGAGATGCATCGCGTGCAGTTCACCAGCGATCTCTTGCCCAGCGACGTGCTCGGCGTCTCCGTCTTCGATCAACGCGCCGGTGATTTCGTGCTGCGGCAGGGTCCCATCTTCGCCAACGTTCTGTTGGCTGACGAAATCAACCGCGCCAGTCCACGCACTCAATCCGCGCTCCTGGAAGCCATGAACGACGGCCAGGTGTCCATCGACGGCAAGACACTACCCTTGCCCGAGCCCTTTCTCGTCGTCGCCACACAGAATCCACAAGACTTCACTGGAACGTTTCCCCTGCCGGAGTCCCAGCTCGATCGTTTCATGGTGCGCATCCGCATCGGCTACCCGCCAGCGCACGTGGAAACGCGCCTCATGCTCGAGCCCGAAGCCGATCGCGTCGCCAGCGTCCCCGCCGTGCTGGAGCCCGGCAGCCTCGTCGCACTACAACGCCAAGTCGACCGCGTAGAGATCGACAGCGCCCTCGGAACCTACCTGCAGGCGCTCATTTCCGCGACACGCTCGACGCCCGTGCTGGCCTTGGGTGCCTCCACCCGCGCGGGCATGAACCTGTCCCGCGCCGCGAGGGCGCGCGCGTTGCTGAATGGGCGGCGCTACTGCATCGCGGACGACATCCACGACCTCGCGGTTCCCTTGCTCGCGCATCGCGTTCGTCTCGCTGCCCACGCCGAAGGCTACGTCCCCACCCGTGAGGAATCGGAAACCGCCGTGCGCGACGTCGTCGCTCGCGTGCCGGTCCCGCTTTGA